Genomic DNA from Azospirillum brasilense:
CAACCAAGGCCACAGGAACGACTGGGTCAGCACCTTTCCCTTCTTCTGGATGCCCGAAGTGCCGGCCTTCGCTGGCGCGCGGAATGGCTATCGGCCCGCCGGCGACACGGTGGTCGGCAATGACGTCTGGATCGGTTCGGAGGCCATCGTCATGCCCGGCGTCACCATCGGCGACGGCGCTGTGATCGGCACGAGGGCGCTGGTGACGCGGGACGTCGAACCCTACGCGATCGTGGGTGGCAACCCCGCCCGGGTAATCCGCAAGCGCTTCGACGACGATCTCATCGCGCTGCTGCTTGAGATGAGGTGGTGGGATTGGTCCGATGACCAGTTGCAGGAGGCGATGCCGATCCTGACCAGCGGCGACGTCGCGCGTCTGCACCGCCATTGGCAAGAGGTGATCAAAGCCACCTGACGGCAACCTTGTCGGCTTCGCCTGTTCATTGGCAGGCGAAGCCACTCCCCGTGGGTGACACCGGGCGCGTCCGGAACGCTCAAGCGGCCGGGCGGCCGCCGACGCGGGCGTCCCAGCCCAGCATCGCGACCTCGGCCACGGCCTCCAGTTCGGCGCGCTCCGCGCCGTCGCGGGCGAGGATCGACATGCCGGCCTGCACCGTCTGCACGAAACGGGCGAGCGCGTGGAGATCGACCGAGGCCGGGATCTCGCCCTCGGTCACGGCCCGCGCCAGACGCTCCGTCAGGATGCCGACCGCCGAGGCGCGCGCCGACCGCACCACCTCGCCCAGCTCGGCGTGCCCCTCGCTGCCGACCGCGGAGAGCGTCACCATGCAGCCGCGCGGGATGTCGCCGCGACAGCCGGTGAGCGCCGCGGCCGAGTCCATCAGCAGCGCCATCACCGCCTCGCGGGCCGTGGCGGCGGCGAAGAAGCGCCCCCAGACCAGACCCTCGTAGCTCTTGCGGTAATGGTTCACCGCCTCGACGTAGAGCGCCTCCTTGGAGCCGAAGGCGGCGTAGAGGCTGGGCGAGGCGATCCCCATGACCTCCGTCAGGTCGGCGATGGAGGTCGCCTCGTAGCCCTTGCTCCAGAACAGGCGGGTCGCCTGGGTCAGGGCGGCCTCGCGGTCGAAGGCGCGGGGTCGTCCGCGCCCGCGTGCGGGCGGCATTGCCGTGGTCCTGTCTTCGGTGGGCGGGGTCGGGGGTGATTTCTGCATCGATCACTATTTAATCCCGCCGCGGCGTGGGGGCAATGGCCGCGGGCGGCGGCGTTCCATTTTTGTATCGATCATCATAAAAATCATTGACCGGAGCACCGGCAGCCTCTAGCTATTTCTGTATCGAACGACACAGAAAGGATGGGTCATGGGTCAGCCGATGGGTGAATTGGTTGGAAAGCGCGCCCTGGTGACGGGCGGTTCGCGCGGCATCGGCGCCGCCATCGCTCTGGCGCTCGCCGACAAGGGCGCGGATGTGGCGATTTCCTACGAGCGGTCGGCGGAGCGCGCCGCCGAGGTCGTCCGGGCGATCGAGGCGAAGGGCCGGCGCGCCGTCGCCATCCAG
This window encodes:
- the catB gene encoding type B chloramphenicol O-acetyltransferase, whose protein sequence is MENVFESPFKGMVLEQQVTNPNIIVGRYSYYSGYYHGHSFDDCARFLLPDEGVDRLVIGSFCSIGSGAAFIMAGNQGHRNDWVSTFPFFWMPEVPAFAGARNGYRPAGDTVVGNDVWIGSEAIVMPGVTIGDGAVIGTRALVTRDVEPYAIVGGNPARVIRKRFDDDLIALLLEMRWWDWSDDQLQEAMPILTSGDVARLHRHWQEVIKAT
- a CDS encoding TetR/AcrR family transcriptional regulator; amino-acid sequence: MPPARGRGRPRAFDREAALTQATRLFWSKGYEATSIADLTEVMGIASPSLYAAFGSKEALYVEAVNHYRKSYEGLVWGRFFAAATAREAVMALLMDSAAALTGCRGDIPRGCMVTLSAVGSEGHAELGEVVRSARASAVGILTERLARAVTEGEIPASVDLHALARFVQTVQAGMSILARDGAERAELEAVAEVAMLGWDARVGGRPAA